The genomic segment CGGGACCACGATAAGCAAAGTCCCTCCGCGAGGTCAATACTCTCGTGCCCGCGCTATTTTCCTCGGCGGGCGGAGAAAAAAGCTCAGGCCCGCCGAGGCGAAGAGCATGGCGATGAAGATGCCGAAGGAGAGCTCGTAGCTCTGCGTGGCGTCGAAGAGCAGGCCGAAAAACGGCGGGCCGCCCGCGGAAAAGAGGCTGGTCAGGAGCGAGCCCATGCCCCGGATCTTTCCCAGCGTGAGGCGGCCGAAGTAGTTCGCCCAGATCACCTCGGCGAGGATCGCCGTGCCGCCCATGCCGATGCCGTAGAGGAAAAAGCCCGCGTAGAGCGAAAAGAGCCCCGGGTCCGAGAGCGCCAGCAGGATGCCCATCGCCTGGACCAGGAACTTCGCCATGATCAGCCGGGCGACGTTCACGCGCTCGGCGAGCACGCCCCAGACCATCGGCGTGCTGAACTGCATGACGGCGATCACGCTCATGACGAAGGCCGCGACCATCGACGAATGGCCCTGATCGGTGACGAAGGAAAAGACGTGGAGGTTGAGCCCGGTCACGCCGACGTGCGAGACGCCGAACGTGAGAACGATCAGCCAGAAGGCCGAGGTGCGAAGCGCCTCGCGCCGGCTCCAGGCCACCTCGCCGGCTGCGCCGGCGCGCGCTTCCGGCGCCGCACGCCTGCCCGCCGCGGGTGAAGCGGCGACCTCCGTTGCGGCCGCGCCGTCGG from the Candidatus Zixiibacteriota bacterium genome contains:
- a CDS encoding MFS transporter, producing the protein MPATTIEQTTGRTRFFYGWVIVAVGFFAHIASAFSISSTLSVFLKPLSQDLGLSRGAFSLIRSGEILIGAAAAPLVGTLLDRHGGRWLMAAGGLVSGVGFLLLGQARDFWQFAAVRWLLVSPGDALMGSLVVNVSISQWFVRMRGRALALAGMGHGLAKVCMPVAGAALMLYVGWRGVWVVFGLLTFALVVGPALLLMRRRPEDMGLRPDGAAATEVAASPAAGRRAAPEARAGAAGEVAWSRREALRTSAFWLIVLTFGVSHVGVTGLNLHVFSFVTDQGHSSMVAAFVMSVIAVMQFSTPMVWGVLAERVNVARLIMAKFLVQAMGILLALSDPGLFSLYAGFFLYGIGMGGTAILAEVIWANYFGRLTLGKIRGMGSLLTSLFSAGGPPFFGLLFDATQSYELSFGIFIAMLFASAGLSFFLRPPRKIARAREY